From Bacillus sp. FSL K6-3431, the proteins below share one genomic window:
- a CDS encoding Gfo/Idh/MocA family protein, producing the protein MTQLRIGVIGVGGRSSIVQYWHNPDGNSVVVGAADISPESLEKFKKEVNLDAFVTTDYQELLAREDIDAVAILSPDYLHEEHATAALQAGKHVYCEKPLAITPEGCDRILDEWKKSGKHLMVGFNMRYMSMYQTMKEIIDSGVIGDIKAVWVRHFVGLGGYFYYHDWHGTAANTTSLLLQKASHDLDVIHWLTGSYATKVSAFGSLDYYGGDKPNDLHCPDCDVKDTCPDVSLKRLTQCAFREEIDVEDNSMLIMELEGGIKASYMQCHFTPDYSRNYTFIGTKGRLENDDVNDKVFVKTRKSGSWHEMSDITYDMKKTEGTHGGADPRICEDFVNLVLDNKQPLTTPFAGRMSVAVGVAATESIRSGGKVVHIDQGEHKPKTTNIEVQNGKVNV; encoded by the coding sequence ATGACACAATTAAGAATTGGTGTAATCGGGGTAGGCGGAAGAAGTTCGATTGTGCAATATTGGCATAATCCGGATGGGAATTCTGTTGTCGTTGGAGCAGCAGATATTTCACCAGAGTCACTAGAGAAGTTTAAAAAAGAAGTTAATCTAGACGCTTTCGTAACAACGGATTATCAAGAGTTATTAGCGAGAGAAGATATTGATGCTGTTGCTATATTATCACCGGATTATTTGCACGAGGAACATGCTACTGCAGCGCTACAGGCAGGAAAACATGTATATTGTGAAAAGCCATTGGCGATAACGCCAGAAGGATGCGACCGTATTCTTGATGAATGGAAAAAGTCAGGAAAACACTTGATGGTTGGATTTAATATGCGCTATATGAGTATGTACCAAACAATGAAAGAAATTATTGATTCTGGTGTGATTGGTGACATAAAAGCAGTATGGGTACGGCATTTTGTCGGACTTGGCGGGTATTTTTATTATCACGATTGGCATGGTACAGCAGCAAATACGACGTCATTATTATTACAAAAAGCCTCTCATGATCTCGATGTGATTCATTGGTTAACGGGAAGCTATGCAACTAAGGTATCAGCATTTGGTAGTTTAGATTATTATGGTGGAGATAAACCAAATGATTTGCATTGTCCAGACTGTGATGTGAAGGATACATGTCCAGATGTTAGTCTGAAACGGTTAACGCAATGTGCATTCCGCGAAGAAATAGATGTGGAGGACAATAGTATGTTAATCATGGAATTAGAAGGCGGCATTAAAGCTTCTTATATGCAATGTCATTTTACGCCAGACTATTCCCGAAATTATACATTTATTGGGACGAAAGGTCGTCTTGAAAATGATGATGTAAATGATAAAGTTTTTGTGAAAACAAGAAAGTCGGGTTCATGGCATGAAATGAGCGATATTACGTATGACATGAAGAAAACGGAAGGAACGCATGGTGGTGCAGACCCGCGCATCTGTGAAGATTTTGTTAATTTAGTTTTGGATAATAAACAACCATTAACGACACCTTTTGCAGGTCGGATGAGTGTTGCTGTCGGAGTCGCGGCAACTGAATCCATTCGTTCTGGAGGAAAAGTAGTCCATATTGATCAAGGGGAACATAAACCAAAAACAACAAATATAGAGGTGCAAAATGGCAAAGTTAACGTATAA
- a CDS encoding glycoside hydrolase family 35 protein translates to MAKLTYKDQSFLLDGKETLLLSGAMHYFRTVPEYWEDRLIKLKECGLNTVETYVAWNIHEPEEGKFVFDGIADIERFIKTAEKVGLHVIVRPGPYICAEWEFGGFPSWLMTVPNIKLRCFNEPYLEKVEAYFDVLFERLQPLLSSNGGPVIAVQIENEYGSFGNDQKYLQYMRDSVQKRVGDELLFTSDGPADSMLNGGMIEDVFETVNFGSRAESAFKLLKEYQPKAPLMCMEFWHGWFDHWGEEHHTRSSESVVETLDEMLQQNGSVNFYMAHGGTNFGFYNGANHNEEIYQPTITSYDYDSLLTESGDVTEKFYAVRKTFEKYVDLPEMQLPAPTQKKQYGEIHFTERFALLDSLNQLSSPQQSQAPLTMEEYGQDYGFIVYETIIKGAYGRQRLTVQDVHDRGQVYLNGEYAGLVDRISGKSSLEVDITEEETKLQIIVENMGRINYGPFLVDFKGITEGVRMGNQFLFDWTVYPLPLNELSKLQFTAEEPKENHPYFHRGILEVDEVADTFIDVSKWTKGVVFVNGHNLGRYWEIGPQQTLYLPAPFLQEGENEIIVLELHKHEHSVMFVDTPKLG, encoded by the coding sequence ATGGCAAAGTTAACGTATAAGGATCAATCATTCTTACTAGATGGCAAGGAAACATTATTATTAAGTGGTGCAATGCATTATTTTAGAACAGTGCCAGAGTACTGGGAAGATCGGCTAATCAAACTAAAAGAATGTGGATTAAACACAGTAGAAACGTATGTGGCATGGAATATACACGAACCAGAAGAAGGGAAATTTGTTTTTGACGGTATTGCAGATATTGAGCGGTTTATTAAAACAGCTGAAAAAGTCGGTCTACATGTTATTGTCAGACCTGGACCATATATATGCGCAGAGTGGGAATTTGGTGGTTTTCCTTCTTGGTTAATGACGGTGCCGAATATTAAATTACGCTGCTTCAATGAACCGTATTTAGAAAAAGTAGAAGCTTATTTCGATGTATTATTTGAAAGATTACAGCCATTACTAAGTTCAAACGGTGGTCCAGTTATTGCTGTTCAAATTGAAAACGAGTACGGCAGCTTCGGGAATGATCAAAAGTATTTACAATATATGCGTGACAGTGTTCAAAAAAGAGTCGGCGATGAGCTTCTCTTTACATCAGATGGCCCTGCAGATTCTATGCTGAATGGTGGGATGATTGAAGATGTGTTTGAAACGGTGAACTTTGGATCACGTGCAGAATCGGCTTTTAAATTATTGAAGGAATACCAACCAAAGGCTCCACTCATGTGTATGGAATTTTGGCATGGCTGGTTTGATCATTGGGGAGAAGAGCATCACACAAGATCATCAGAAAGTGTTGTTGAGACATTAGATGAAATGTTACAACAAAATGGCTCCGTAAATTTTTATATGGCACATGGCGGAACAAACTTTGGTTTTTATAATGGAGCAAATCATAATGAGGAAATTTATCAGCCGACAATTACTAGCTATGATTATGATTCGCTATTGACGGAATCAGGAGATGTGACGGAAAAGTTCTATGCTGTTAGGAAAACTTTTGAAAAATATGTTGATTTGCCGGAGATGCAACTGCCAGCACCAACACAAAAAAAGCAATATGGTGAAATTCATTTTACTGAGCGATTTGCATTGCTAGATTCATTGAATCAACTTTCTTCTCCACAGCAAAGCCAGGCGCCATTGACGATGGAGGAATACGGACAAGATTACGGGTTTATCGTTTATGAAACAATTATTAAAGGTGCGTATGGTAGGCAAAGGTTGACTGTTCAAGATGTCCATGATCGTGGACAAGTTTATTTGAACGGCGAATATGCCGGCTTAGTTGATCGAATTAGCGGTAAATCTAGTTTGGAAGTTGATATTACAGAGGAAGAAACAAAACTACAGATTATTGTAGAGAATATGGGACGGATTAATTACGGTCCTTTCCTTGTTGATTTCAAAGGTATTACAGAGGGAGTCAGGATGGGGAACCAATTCCTATTTGATTGGACTGTTTATCCTCTACCATTAAATGAGTTGAGTAAGTTGCAGTTCACTGCGGAGGAACCAAAAGAAAATCATCCGTACTTCCATCGTGGTATCTTAGAAGTAGATGAGGTGGCGGATACTTTCATAGATGTGTCAAAGTGGACAAAAGGTGTTGTCTTTGTAAATGGCCATAATCTTGGTCGCTATTGGGAGATTGGTCCACAACAAACATTATATTTACCGGCTCCATTTTTACAAGAAGGAGAAAATGAAATTATTGTACTAGAATTGCATAAGCATGAACATAGTGTAATGTTTGTTGATACACCTAAGCTAGGATAA
- a CDS encoding GNAT family N-acetyltransferase — MEKVEIRTIHSNEELEQVYELWANVFPENKAFFQERIELNSDYDFQTTWIAKVNGNIAASVQIFPYYTYYENTYLKVGGIGNVATYPEYRGRGLIQTILKKQTMWMRDNGFDLSLLFTDINSFYEKAGWHTVPIQSNVARNIPEIPAFDYSIGEFTYSNLIEVKSLYDGFSKKNIGPWIRSSIYWERQLNKRNEKPANFLIAKSDNKVVAYIRFQSMNGNIAIDECCYREEHENAGLSLLKEILTRNNDYQRVRITLAKNHVLTRHFQEWDTETVVETSGMWKVINFYGLLEKLRGVFTDRMQVENTSKSIDMDYTILLQCGDLDALLVRKEKIIDVKKPSESFTYNELIKLDNSAFISMILNGSEKKGPDQLQNLFPNVDYTFWGTDSF; from the coding sequence ATGGAAAAAGTTGAAATAAGAACGATACATAGCAATGAGGAACTAGAACAGGTTTATGAACTATGGGCCAATGTTTTTCCGGAAAATAAAGCTTTTTTTCAAGAGCGCATAGAACTTAATTCAGATTATGATTTTCAAACTACTTGGATTGCGAAAGTGAATGGTAATATCGCAGCATCTGTGCAAATATTTCCGTATTATACCTACTACGAAAACACCTATTTGAAGGTAGGCGGGATTGGAAACGTAGCTACCTATCCAGAATATCGGGGACGAGGACTTATTCAAACGATATTAAAAAAGCAAACAATGTGGATGCGTGATAATGGTTTCGACTTATCCTTGCTATTCACAGATATAAATTCTTTCTATGAAAAAGCTGGGTGGCATACGGTTCCGATCCAATCTAATGTTGCAAGGAATATACCTGAAATACCAGCATTCGATTATTCTATTGGGGAATTCACTTATTCGAACTTGATAGAAGTAAAATCCCTGTATGACGGATTTTCAAAAAAAAATATTGGCCCTTGGATTAGATCATCTATCTATTGGGAGAGACAGCTCAACAAGAGAAATGAAAAACCCGCAAATTTTCTTATTGCCAAAAGTGATAATAAAGTTGTTGCATATATAAGATTTCAGTCTATGAATGGAAATATTGCGATTGATGAGTGTTGTTATAGAGAGGAACATGAAAATGCAGGGCTCTCTTTATTGAAAGAAATTCTTACTAGAAATAACGATTATCAGCGTGTTCGTATTACTTTAGCTAAAAACCATGTATTAACCCGTCACTTTCAGGAGTGGGATACTGAAACTGTTGTTGAAACATCTGGTATGTGGAAGGTCATTAATTTTTATGGATTACTGGAGAAATTAAGAGGTGTTTTCACTGATAGGATGCAGGTTGAAAATACTAGTAAATCAATAGATATGGACTATACTATTCTATTGCAATGTGGGGATCTCGATGCTCTTCTTGTAAGAAAAGAAAAGATAATTGATGTTAAAAAGCCTTCTGAATCATTTACTTATAACGAATTAATAAAACTAGATAATAGTGCATTCATCTCTATGATACTGAACGGTTCAGAGAAAAAGGGACCCGACCAATTGCAGAATTTATTTCCAAATGTCGACTATACTTTCTGGGGGACGGATTCTTTTTAG
- a CDS encoding YesL family protein, whose translation MYLNILFIVFCIPIITIYPSIAALFGVIRKWRRNEDVAVFSQFKEMFLENWKQSYLVGILFTLIGAFLMYDFYLLTQITASMKIFIYIALLFISILALLSFISIYPLMVHMSTTFKRLCISSLQMGLYKLHLTIICLIILGAWTILSLRFTFLIFFFFFSVSAYLIYWIADIKFRKVIPEEEPHSIEMEVSQMS comes from the coding sequence ATGTATTTGAATATTTTGTTTATTGTTTTCTGTATACCTATTATTACGATTTATCCATCTATTGCAGCGCTCTTTGGAGTCATACGAAAATGGAGAAGAAATGAAGATGTAGCTGTATTTTCACAATTCAAGGAAATGTTTCTCGAAAATTGGAAACAGAGTTATTTGGTAGGCATTCTGTTCACATTAATTGGAGCATTTCTAATGTACGATTTCTACTTATTAACCCAAATAACTGCTTCCATGAAAATTTTTATTTATATCGCGCTCCTATTTATTAGTATTTTAGCGCTATTATCTTTCATAAGTATTTATCCACTTATGGTCCATATGAGTACAACATTCAAACGTTTATGTATTTCCAGTTTACAAATGGGATTATACAAACTTCATTTAACAATTATTTGTTTGATTATTCTTGGCGCTTGGACCATTTTATCTTTGCGCTTCACCTTTTTAATTTTCTTTTTCTTTTTCAGTGTTTCTGCCTATCTTATATACTGGATCGCAGATATTAAGTTTAGAAAAGTAATCCCGGAAGAAGAACCTCATAGTATTGAAATGGAAGTTTCCCAAATGTCCTAA
- a CDS encoding cache domain-containing sensor histidine kinase gives MLGRFKKYITLRNQILFVFLFAMAIVLCLVGFVIFHLVGTILTNNADKQIQQTAIQASGRIDNLYKQLELLTSQVATNAKVQQLLTQEVKGDFASFQERQSLMQTVNSFRAYSNGINALELYLPDFQMLYPIGDSYLDQKISINWAMEADKAKGAMVWIGKDPNNSEQLLAIRRVSLMDRWFSKGGYLLVYIDKGYFNYHNEAEGKPPEDEYTIIFDNNMETVSSTIKADIQEISPLDTSTISIKDIDYMMVKQTSNATSWTLVILTPLKKLTKGLEVLKIAILVSGIIGFIIFFILSLPLSTMITRPIFRLIKTMRNTHRGELVPSPKSSSIIEIAELNRTYNKLVADTNHLIQVVYEKELLRSHTELRALQAQINPHFLFNTLNALYWSLDEKGEDNLANQVIAMSHLFRYTISQSKKDEWVTIQEEIEHIERYMFIMQMRLGEELIWEITIPEEYRNVRIPKLMVQPLVENAVIHGIGNKVGGGEISIIIKKSNQTNLLIIVRDNGPGIDKKTLEEIIESMENGQVQSPKGTGIGISNVNRRIQLYYKDMNGKGLEIDSSIGKGTMVSFEIPINGGGLG, from the coding sequence ATGCTCGGACGATTCAAAAAATATATTACATTACGGAATCAAATATTATTTGTATTTTTATTCGCAATGGCCATTGTCTTATGTTTAGTTGGATTTGTCATTTTTCATTTGGTAGGAACGATATTGACCAACAATGCTGATAAACAGATTCAGCAGACAGCTATACAAGCAAGTGGAAGAATTGATAATTTGTATAAACAACTCGAGTTATTAACGAGTCAGGTTGCTACAAATGCAAAAGTACAGCAATTGCTTACGCAAGAAGTAAAAGGGGATTTTGCTTCTTTTCAAGAAAGGCAGTCTTTGATGCAAACAGTTAATTCTTTTCGCGCTTACTCCAACGGCATTAATGCACTAGAATTGTATTTGCCTGATTTTCAAATGCTATATCCAATTGGCGATTCATATCTAGACCAAAAAATAAGTATTAATTGGGCTATGGAAGCTGATAAAGCAAAAGGAGCAATGGTATGGATTGGCAAAGATCCTAATAACTCTGAGCAATTACTTGCTATCCGCAGAGTTAGTTTAATGGATCGCTGGTTTTCCAAAGGTGGCTATTTATTAGTTTATATTGATAAAGGATATTTTAATTATCATAACGAGGCTGAGGGAAAACCCCCAGAAGATGAATATACGATTATATTCGATAATAATATGGAAACTGTATCTTCAACGATAAAAGCTGATATTCAAGAAATTTCTCCGCTTGATACATCTACAATATCTATTAAAGATATTGACTATATGATGGTAAAACAAACTTCCAATGCCACCTCTTGGACATTGGTTATTTTGACGCCATTAAAAAAATTAACAAAAGGCCTTGAAGTTTTAAAAATAGCTATTCTGGTTTCTGGGATCATTGGCTTTATCATTTTCTTTATATTATCTTTACCACTATCAACAATGATAACTAGACCAATATTCAGGTTAATTAAAACGATGAGAAATACGCATCGAGGTGAGCTTGTTCCAAGTCCAAAATCATCTTCAATTATTGAAATAGCCGAATTAAATAGAACGTATAATAAATTGGTCGCTGATACTAATCATTTAATTCAAGTTGTGTATGAGAAGGAATTACTTCGCAGCCATACCGAATTGAGAGCGTTGCAGGCGCAAATAAATCCCCATTTTTTGTTTAATACATTGAATGCGCTTTATTGGTCACTTGATGAAAAAGGAGAAGACAATTTGGCAAATCAAGTGATCGCGATGTCCCATTTATTCAGGTATACGATCAGTCAATCGAAGAAGGATGAATGGGTGACAATACAAGAGGAGATCGAACATATAGAAAGATACATGTTTATTATGCAAATGAGATTAGGGGAGGAACTAATATGGGAAATAACAATACCAGAAGAATACAGAAATGTCAGAATTCCGAAGCTTATGGTTCAGCCACTTGTCGAAAATGCAGTGATTCATGGTATAGGAAATAAAGTGGGTGGAGGGGAGATTAGTATTATTATCAAGAAATCCAATCAAACCAATCTACTTATTATTGTTCGTGATAATGGCCCAGGCATAGATAAAAAGACACTTGAAGAAATTATTGAATCTATGGAAAATGGTCAAGTTCAATCACCGAAAGGAACCGGCATAGGGATTTCTAATGTGAATAGAAGAATACAACTATACTATAAGGATATGAATGGTAAAGGGCTCGAGATAGATAGTAGCATCGGTAAAGGTACGATGGTCTCTTTTGAAATACCGATAAATGGAGGGGGATTGGGATGA
- a CDS encoding response regulator transcription factor, translating to MNTKTILIVDDEQQARQGLKRTLEGWGKEKNYVLSARSGKEALALFETNKIHLLITDIRMPEISGIDLLKALQKTNYQPVVIIISSYSEFEYAQEAIRLGVTNYLLKPFTKQKLIEAVQDALKTEEKINKTGILERVADEQLMKMESERSSMRDSIKNALEYIDMNIKKQINLSETANHVHLNSSYFSVLFKEQTNMTFSEYITRKRLQAAKNLLIHSDLTVEEISYAIGYQTPKYFIKLFKEHEEITPSKYRKME from the coding sequence ATGAATACAAAAACGATATTAATCGTTGATGATGAACAACAAGCACGACAAGGATTAAAGCGAACATTGGAAGGGTGGGGGAAGGAAAAGAATTATGTATTAAGCGCTAGAAGTGGAAAAGAGGCCCTAGCTCTTTTTGAAACGAATAAAATCCACCTTCTCATCACTGATATTAGAATGCCAGAGATATCAGGCATTGATTTGCTTAAAGCATTACAAAAGACAAATTATCAGCCTGTTGTCATTATTATTTCCAGCTATTCAGAATTTGAATATGCGCAAGAAGCAATTAGGCTGGGTGTAACCAATTATTTGCTGAAACCATTTACTAAGCAAAAACTAATTGAAGCAGTGCAGGATGCCTTAAAAACCGAGGAGAAAATAAATAAAACAGGAATCTTGGAAAGAGTGGCAGATGAGCAGCTGATGAAAATGGAGTCAGAAAGAAGTAGCATGAGAGATTCAATCAAAAATGCATTGGAATATATTGATATGAATATAAAAAAACAAATCAATTTAAGCGAAACGGCCAACCACGTACATTTAAATTCGAGCTATTTTAGTGTTTTATTTAAAGAGCAAACAAATATGACATTTAGTGAATATATTACCCGCAAAAGACTACAGGCAGCAAAGAATCTTCTCATTCATTCGGATCTAACCGTTGAGGAAATATCTTATGCTATTGGTTATCAAACCCCGAAATACTTTATTAAATTATTTAAAGAACATGAGGAAATTACACCAAGTAAATATAGAAAAATGGAATGA
- a CDS encoding extracellular solute-binding protein, whose amino-acid sequence MINRAHTLILVSVLVLAVVLSACTSSNKDAGAGDSKATEKKIKFMHLWPSGSSKQQNMIVEDIIKQFEAENEGVKVEVEILENEQYKNKIKVLSSSNDLPDVGFTWAAGYLKPFVKGELLAPLDDVLDGGLKDAFVSGTTEAYAIDGKTYGLPLELNIAPIYYNKSIFDKYSLEVPETYEQFEQIVKTLRENDIAPIALGNKDRWTGSLWYMYLADRIGGSDLLTQAINREGSFEDESLVKAAEEIQKLVKANAFNKGFNGLSNDEGKSEFMNDNAAMYLMGTWELPNLTTNEDIPQEFRDNAGFFKFPTVKGGNGDIDSWVGGPGVGLFVSEKSKVKDEAKEFVTFFVERWGEQAVTNAGVIPATKVDTAKVDLPDLYIDVLNELNKASNLTLFADVQMSASVAETHLNLIQSLFGNEVSPEDFAKQHEKALAEE is encoded by the coding sequence ATGATAAATAGAGCGCATACGTTAATATTGGTTTCCGTACTCGTTTTGGCAGTAGTCTTATCAGCTTGTACATCTTCAAATAAAGATGCCGGAGCTGGGGATAGTAAAGCTACTGAAAAAAAAATTAAGTTTATGCATTTATGGCCATCTGGAAGCTCTAAACAACAAAATATGATTGTCGAAGATATTATTAAACAGTTTGAAGCAGAAAACGAAGGTGTAAAAGTCGAGGTTGAGATACTTGAAAATGAACAATATAAAAATAAAATCAAAGTACTTTCCTCTTCAAATGATCTACCGGATGTCGGTTTTACTTGGGCAGCTGGGTACTTGAAGCCATTTGTAAAGGGAGAACTATTAGCTCCACTAGATGATGTGTTGGATGGTGGATTAAAAGATGCATTCGTATCAGGGACAACGGAAGCATATGCGATCGATGGCAAGACATATGGATTGCCTCTTGAATTAAATATCGCCCCCATTTATTACAATAAAAGCATTTTTGATAAATATAGTTTAGAAGTGCCTGAAACGTATGAGCAATTTGAACAAATCGTTAAAACCTTGCGTGAAAACGATATTGCTCCGATTGCGCTTGGCAATAAAGACCGCTGGACAGGCTCTTTATGGTATATGTATTTAGCTGACCGTATTGGTGGATCTGATTTACTCACACAAGCAATTAATCGTGAAGGTTCGTTTGAAGATGAAAGCTTAGTTAAGGCAGCAGAAGAAATTCAAAAACTAGTAAAAGCGAATGCATTTAATAAAGGATTTAATGGCTTGTCAAATGATGAAGGAAAGTCTGAATTTATGAATGATAATGCGGCAATGTATTTGATGGGTACTTGGGAGCTTCCTAACTTAACGACAAATGAAGATATTCCGCAAGAATTTAGAGATAATGCAGGTTTCTTTAAATTCCCGACGGTTAAAGGTGGGAATGGAGATATTGACAGTTGGGTTGGTGGACCTGGTGTGGGATTATTTGTTTCCGAAAAGTCGAAGGTAAAAGACGAAGCGAAGGAATTTGTTACATTCTTTGTTGAAAGATGGGGAGAGCAGGCAGTAACAAATGCTGGGGTCATTCCTGCCACGAAAGTAGACACTGCTAAGGTAGATTTGCCAGATCTTTATATTGATGTTCTTAACGAATTGAATAAAGCAAGCAACTTAACATTATTTGCGGATGTTCAAATGAGTGCATCTGTTGCAGAAACACACTTAAACTTAATTCAGTCTTTGTTTGGTAATGAAGTGTCGCCAGAAGACTTTGCTAAACAGCATGAAAAGGCACTAGCTGAGGAATAA
- a CDS encoding carbohydrate ABC transporter permease — MNRVMSNKKVIALYTIPALFLIIGLIYVPIILTGYYGLMKWDGVGSMEFIGLDNYKKLISDSMFWKSAYHSFLLALFSTMSLVIYLLISIVLSGKIKGADFLRKVYLIPMLLASVAIAQLWMKIYHPTNGILNTMLMSLGVDDPPAWLADSNIVLLAIFIPILWQYAGFYILIYYAALKNIPESLMEAARIDGATPLQIALKIKIPLIMNVIMVTIVLAVVGSLKYFDLIYVMTDGGPNGASEVMASYMYHKAFRGFDFGYGSAIGFFLLIICLVVTWIIRKVTTPKEEIEF, encoded by the coding sequence ATGAATAGAGTCATGTCAAATAAAAAAGTGATTGCTTTATATACAATTCCTGCCTTGTTCTTAATAATTGGTTTAATATATGTACCTATCATTTTAACAGGCTATTACGGACTGATGAAATGGGATGGAGTCGGCTCAATGGAATTTATAGGACTTGATAATTATAAGAAACTTATTAGCGACTCCATGTTTTGGAAAAGTGCCTATCATTCCTTTTTATTAGCACTCTTTTCAACAATGAGTCTTGTGATTTATTTACTCATATCAATTGTTCTTTCGGGAAAAATTAAAGGTGCAGATTTTTTACGAAAGGTATATTTAATTCCTATGTTACTTGCATCAGTGGCAATTGCACAACTTTGGATGAAAATTTATCATCCGACAAACGGGATTTTAAATACGATGCTCATGTCATTAGGAGTAGATGATCCACCAGCTTGGCTAGCAGACTCTAATATCGTTCTATTGGCTATTTTCATTCCGATTTTATGGCAATATGCAGGGTTTTATATATTGATTTATTATGCAGCATTAAAAAATATTCCAGAATCGCTCATGGAAGCTGCGAGAATAGATGGTGCAACACCACTACAAATTGCATTAAAAATCAAAATACCATTAATCATGAATGTCATTATGGTCACAATCGTACTAGCTGTCGTGGGGTCGTTAAAGTATTTTGATTTAATTTATGTGATGACAGATGGTGGGCCTAATGGAGCCAGTGAAGTAATGGCATCCTATATGTATCATAAAGCTTTCAGAGGATTTGACTTTGGTTATGGAAGTGCTATTGGATTTTTTCTATTAATTATTTGCCTTGTCGTTACATGGATCATACGCAAGGTGACGACGCCTAAGGAAGAAATTGAATTTTAA
- a CDS encoding carbohydrate ABC transporter permease, with the protein MYMLLAIVAVFQIFPIIWLFLFSLKNNQEVFNMSPFAIPTNPKWENYVKVWVEGNISQYFFNSVVYTLAAVILTVLLASMVTFTITRMKWKWSKLTLGLFMVGLMIPVHSTLIPLFSTFSKLNLIDNPIAIILSYTAFNLPITIMILLGFYQTLPREVEEAAIMDGASIHRLFFQITLPMTTPVMATAGIINMIYNWNEFVFVNTFISSDRFKTLTVGIQNFIGQYTTDWGAIGATLMISIIPILLAFLLLSNRIVEGIAAGSVKG; encoded by the coding sequence ATGTATATGTTGCTAGCAATTGTTGCTGTCTTTCAAATATTTCCGATCATCTGGCTTTTCCTTTTTTCATTGAAAAATAATCAGGAAGTATTTAATATGTCGCCATTCGCGATCCCAACTAATCCTAAGTGGGAAAACTACGTGAAGGTTTGGGTAGAAGGCAATATTAGTCAATACTTTTTTAATAGTGTCGTATACACATTGGCAGCAGTTATACTAACCGTTTTGCTTGCGAGTATGGTTACATTTACGATAACACGGATGAAGTGGAAGTGGAGCAAGCTAACATTAGGTTTATTCATGGTTGGTTTAATGATACCTGTGCACTCTACATTAATTCCGTTATTTAGTACTTTTTCAAAGCTGAATTTGATAGATAACCCAATTGCTATCATACTTTCCTACACTGCTTTTAACTTACCAATCACAATAATGATATTATTGGGTTTTTATCAGACATTACCAAGAGAAGTAGAAGAGGCAGCAATTATGGATGGCGCATCCATTCATAGGCTGTTTTTCCAGATTACTTTGCCAATGACAACGCCCGTCATGGCGACCGCCGGCATTATCAATATGATCTATAACTGGAATGAATTTGTATTTGTAAACACATTTATCAGCTCCGATCGATTCAAAACACTCACGGTTGGTATCCAGAATTTTATTGGTCAATATACAACTGATTGGGGAGCGATCGGTGCTACATTAATGATTAGTATTATTCCTATATTGCTAGCCTTCCTTTTATTAAGCAATCGAATTGTTGAAGGTATTGCAGCTGGCTCTGTAAAAGGTTGA